TATAGGAGCTTTATCTGAAAAGAAAGATTTCTCAATCATATTACAGGAATCAAGATAGGGAGAATGCGACATTTTATCGCCTCCCATATCTTGATTCCTTTTATTTTGTCAGCATAATCTGACACCTTGTCAGCCACTTTAAATTTTGCAATCCCTTGGCACATGCTTTGTTATGACGGAAAGCGTGAACGCTGAATAGAGAGGTTCCCGACAGATGCATATCTTCGGCAGACTTCCATTAGCCAGCAAGTTCATGAGATAAATAACATATTAATAACGATAAAAATAAAAAAAGATATAATTATGGGAAAAGTAATTGGAATTGACTTGGGTACCACAAACAGTTGTGTTGCCGTTTTCGAAGGTAGCGAACCAGTTGTAATCGCTAACAGTGAAGGTAAGCGTACTACTCCATCAGTAGTAGGTTTCGTTAAGGATGGTGACCGCAAGGTAGGTGATCCTGCTAAGCGTCAGGCCATCACAAACCCTAAGAACACAGTATATTCTATCAAGCGTTTCATGGGTGAGACATACGCTCAGAGCCAGAAAGAGGCTGAGGCAATGCCTTACTCAGTAGTAAACGAGGGTGGTTATCCACGTGTTGAAATCGAGGGTCGCAAATATACTCCACAGGAGATTTCTGCAATGGTTCTCCAGAAAATGAAGAAGACTGCAGAGGATTATCTCGGACAGGAGGTTACAGATGCTGTTATCACAGTTCCTGCTTACTTCTCTGACTCACAGCGTCAGGCTACAAAGGAGGCTGGTCAGATTGCAGGTTTGAACGTTCAGCGTATCGTAAATGAGCCTACAGCCGCAGCTTTGGCTTACGGTGTTGACAAGGCCAACAAGGATATGAAGATTGCCGTATTCGACTTGGGTGGTGGTACATTCGATATCTCTATCCTGGAGTTCGGTGGCGGCGTATTCGAGGTACTTTCTACCAATGGTGATACTCACCTGGGTGGTGATGACTTCGACCAGGTAATCATCAACTGGTTGGCTGATGGCTTCAAGGCAGAGGAAGGCGTGGATCTCCGCAAGGACCCTATGGCTATGCAGCGTTTGAAGGAGGCAGCTGAGAAGGCTAAGATTGAGTTGTCAAGCTCTACATCTACCGAAATCAACTTGCCATACATCACAGCCGTTGACGGTATGCCAAAGCACTTGGTTAAGACTTTGACCCGTGCACAGTTCGAGCAGTTGGCTCACAACCTGATTCAGGCTTGCTTGGTACCTTGCCAGAATGCCGTTCGTGACGCTAAGCTCTCTACATCAGATATCGACGAGGTTATCCTGGTTGGTGGTTCAAGCCGTATCCCAGCCGTTCAGACACTCGTTAAGAACTACTTCGGCAAGGAGCCTTCTAAGGGTGTTAACCCAGATGAAGTTGTTGCAGTAGGTGCAGCTATCCAGGGTGCCATCCTGAACAAGGAAGAGGGTGTTGGTGACATCGTATTGCTCGACGTTACTCCATTGACTCTCGGTATCGAGACTATGGGTGGTGTGATGACTAAGCTCATTGATGCCAATACAACTATCCCTTGCAAGAAGAGCGAGGTATTCTCTACAGCAGCTGATAACCAGACAGAGGTTACCATCCACGTATTGCAGGGTGAGCGCCCAATGGCAGCTCAGAACAAGAGTATAGGTCAGTTCAACCTGACAGGTATCGCTCCAGCTCGCCGTGGTGTTCCTCAGATTGAGGTTACCTTCGATATCGATGCCAACGGTATCTTGAACGTATCAGCTAAGGATAAGGCTACCGGTAAGGAGCAGAGCATCCGCATCGAGGCTTCATCTGGCTTGAGCGAGGACGAGATCAACCGCATGAAGGCTGAGGCAGAGCAGAACGCTGCTGCTGATAAGGCTGAGCGCGAGAAGATTGACAAGATGAACCAGGCTGACAGCATGATCTTCACCACCGAGAACTTCCTGAAGGATAACGGTGATAAGATTCCAGCTGACAAGAAGCCAGGTATCGAGCAGGCTTTGCAGCAGTTGAAGGATGCTCACAAGGCAGGTGATGTTGCAGCTATCGATTCAGCTATGAACAACTTGAATACCGTCATGCAGGCTGCTTCTCAGCAGATGTATCAGGGCGGCCAGCAGGCAGGTCCTCAGGGTGCTCAGGGCGGTCAGCAGGCAGGTCCTCAGGGTGCTCAGGGCGGTCAGCAGGCACAGAGCGGCAATGATGGCGCTCAGGATGTACAAGACGCTGACTTCGAAGAAGTTAAGTAATACAGACTAATATTATAATAAAGGCGTACAATGCTCAGAAATGAGTTTTGTACGCCTTTTTTGTTTCATTATGATTTTTTATATCCCAATAGTTTGCTAATTCGCTGAGAATTATGTATATTTGCAAATTAAGGGAGATAGAACATCGCCCGAAAGAGATAGACAGTTTAGGGTAAATATAAAAGAAAGGAGAACGAGATATGGCAAAGAAGAGACCACAGGTAGCGCTGGTTTATGATTTCGACGGCACACTGTCGCCTGGCAATATGCAGGAGTTTGGATTCATACAGGCTACAGGCAAGACAAAAGACGAGTTCTGGGAGAAAAACAGAAAGTTTGCAGAGGGTAAGGATGCCAATGGCATTTTGACCTATATGTATCTGATGCTCGACGAAGCCAAGAAGAACAATATCTCGCTCACCCGGGAATCTTTTCAGAAATTCGGCAAGGATGTAGAACTGTTCCGCGGCGTAAAACAATGGTTTTCGCTCGTGAATGAATATGGCAACAGCATCGGACTGGACGTAAAGCACTACATCAACTCCTCGGGACTGAAGGAGATGATAGAGGGCACACCTATCGCTCACGAATTTGAGAACATCTACGCCTGCTCCTTTCTCTACAACAAGGATGGTATCGCCTATTGGCCAGCCGTAGCCGTAGACTATACTACCAAGACGCAATTCCTCTTCAAAATCAACAAGGGTATCAAACAGGTGAGCGACAACAGAAGAGTGAACCAGTATATCCCCGACGAAAAGCGCCCTATCCCTTTCCCCCGAATGATATATTTCGGAGATGGAGAAACCGATGTGCCTTGCATGAAGATGGTAAAGGAACATGGCGGCCACTCGATTGCTGTATATGATAACGAGGATAAACAGAAGACTGCCTGCCAGCTTGTCAAGGAGGGACGGGTAAACTTCATGTGCTCTGCCAACTACAGCAAAGGAAGCGTGATGAATATCATCGTAAAGAGAATATTGGATAAAATCAAAGCCGACTTTGAATTCGACCGTCTGATAGAACTGAACCAGAAGAAGGCATGGAAGTGATTTAAGGGTAAAAAAGTAAAAAGGTAAAAGGGTAAAAAGGGCAAGAAAGTAAAGGGAGAAAGGGATTCTTTTGTGAATTCCTTGAAACTTTTCTTGGTTTTATCGAGGATTATGCTTAATTTTGCACGCAAAAATAATAATATCAAATCATATTAATGGGAAGAAACAAATACTCAGCAGGAGAAATCAAGGAAATCGGCAAGTTGCTGCGACTCAAGAACGCAGGCAACCGTTTACAACAGAAAATGATACGCCACGACCTTCGCGTGGATTATGAATTCAATATCTCTGACTTCAATGAGCCTGGCAAGGCTTTCGGAGAAGAGGAGTTGCAGGCAGCCATCAAGCGTGGCGCCATTCAGATTCTCGACGATGCCACCATCGAAGCAATGAAGGCAAAACGTGCCCGAGATAAGGCTCGCGACGAGGCAGAGAGACAGAAGGAAGCCGTAGCCAGAGGTGAACAGACCGACTGGCAGGAGGCTATGAAGGAGTGGAATGAGTATTATAAATAATGTTGAATGTTAAATGTTAAATGGCCCAATGAGCTATGATATCAAAAAGCAAGATATAACTTAACATTCAACACTTAACATTTTATTAAATTATTATGGCTAAAGTATTGATAAAGACATCAGAGGGCGACATCAAGGTGCGCCTCTACGACGAGACACCTCAGCATCGTGACAACTTCTTGAAGTTGGCAAAGGAGGGATATTTCGATGGCACTCTCTTCCATCGTGTCATCAAGGATTTTATGATTCAAGGCGGCGATCCAGACAGCAAAGGCGCTCCTAAAGGCAAGATGCTGGGCACAGGTGGTCCTGACTATACCATCCCTGCCGAGTTCGTTTATCCACAACTTTTCCACAAGCGTGGTGCCTTGAGCGCAGCCCGTTTGGGAGATGAGGTAAACCCGGAGCGAGAGAGCAGCGGTAGCCAGTTCTATATTGTATGGGGAAAGACCTACAAGCAGAATGAACTGAAGCAGATGGAAAAGCAGATGGGCATGCAGATGGAGCAGAACATCTTCAACCAGCTTGCCAAGGAGCATCATGATGAAATTATGAACTTCCGCCGCAACCGCGACCGTGAAGGCCTGATGAAACTCCAGGATGAACTGGTGGATGAAACCAAGAAGCGCTGCAAGGAGCAGGGCTATCCTAAGTTTACTGAAGAGCAGCAGAAGGCTTACACTGAAGTAGGCGGAACACCTTTCCTCGATAACCAATACACCGTTTTCGGTGAAGTGGAGGAAGGAATTGACATCGTAGAAAAGATTCAGAACTGCGAAACATTGCGTGGCGATCGCCCAAAAGAGGATGTTTCTATGCAGATTTCAGTCATCGAGGAATAAGAAATTTCCATAACGCTCCGCCGGACGGTAAATCCGGCGGAACGCCTAATGAAAAGCAAAATGGTAAAGAGCATCATAATGCTCTTAGCATTGGCAAGTTCTAACTACAGCTATGCTTCGTCATTTTTTATTCCGCCTTCGTCATTCTATCCGTAATATACATACCTGCCAGAATGCAGCAGGCACCTGCCAGGAAGTAAGGAGTTATCTTTTCGTCTAATACCAGAGAGGCGAAAATCATTGTGGTGATAGGATTGAAATAAACCCAGTTGGTAGCTTTCACGGCACCCAACTTAGAGATACACCAGTTCCATGTAAGGAAACATATCATGGATGCCAAACAGCCCAGGAACAAGAGATTACCCACCACCTGAGGCTTCATAAACACATCCCATGACGGCCAACCAGGGATGATAAGATAATAAGGCAAGATGGTAAGCACACCATAAAAGAATACCTTGCGGGTAATAAAAGCTGCGCCATAATCGCCCGATACCGATTTCATCAGGAGCGAATAGACAGCCCAGCTCATACATGCCGTAAAAGCCAAGGCATCGCCTACAGGCGACAGATGCAGCACGAATCTGCCATTCAGCACCACGATAATCATACCTACAAAAGCAAGCAGAGAGCCCAACAGCTGTATCATGTTGATACGCGAAGAATGGCGATAAACCAGACGTACCAGCAAGGTAGCAAAGAGCGGACAGGAGCAAACGATGAGCGAAGTATTGGTTGTTGTGGTATAATTCATCGCCTCGTTCTCGCTCAGAAAATAGAGTGAACCGCCCGTAATGCCCAGCATCGCCATTTTAAACTCATCTTTCCAGCTATCAGCAAACATCCGCTTATGATTCACCATCAGCATCATCATGTATGCGATACTGAAACGGAGCGTAAAGATCTGTGCTGGCGAAAGTCCGTTCAGCATCAGCACCTTGGTAGATACAAAGGTGGTTCCCCAGATAGCTACGGTGATAAAAGCCACAAGATGATATAATAAATTACTATTATTCTGTTTCATTCTATTTTCCTGATTTTTGAAATTCAACTGCAAAATTATAACTTTTATTCGAAATGAGCAAATTGTAAGCAAGAAAAGCAGAAAAAGACAATAAAAAGCGAAATTGGAGCAAAAGAAAAATGCGTTAAGAAGAGTTACATCAGCATTTTTCAGTGTTCACACTCTGCCACTTTTCAGTCGCACAGCAACACATTTATTTTCCTAACTATCAGCGGTTTATAAAAATCTCATTTTTACACCCATCCACTTTTCACTTATCACCCACCATTTTTTCATTATTTATTTAGTAATTTTGCAGATGAATGAGCATATACGCCTAAACGCACAAAAAAACGTGAGAGGCGGTGTGCAAAACAAACAACTGCAAGAAATAAACAAACCATAATAAATATTACTTATGAAACAGTTCATTTTATCATGTGTCCTGTCGGTTGCAGCCATCGCTCCATCTCAGGCACAGCAGACTACCAGACAATTGCCAGTCTATCTCGACCAGACCAAGCCGGTAGAGCAGCGCATCGATGATGCCATCTCCCGCATGACGCTGGCAGAGAAGATACGCATCATCCATGCTCAGAGCAAGTTTTCATCAGCCGGTGTACCACGCTTGGGATTTCCTGACTTCTGGACGGATGACGGACCTCACGGAGTGCGTCCTGACGTATTGTGGGATGAGTGGGAACAGGCTGGTCAGACCAACGACTCCTGCGTAGCCTTCCCTGCCCTCACCTGTCTTGCCGCATCATGGAATCCGCAGATGAGCCGCATCTATGGCGAAGCATTGGGCGAAGAAGCCCTGTATCGCGGCAAGGACATGATTCTGGGTCCTGGCGTCAACATCTATCGCACGCCTCTCAACGGCCGCAACTTCGAGTATATGGGCGAAGATCCGTTCCTGGCAAGCATCATGGTAGTGCCGTATATCCAGGGATTGCAGTCTAAGGGCGTATCAGCCTGCGTAAAGCACTATTGCCTGAACAACGATGAGGAATACCGCCACCAGGTCAACGTAATTGTCAGCGACCGTGCTCTCCACGAAATCTATCTCCCTGCCTTCAAGGCGGCTGTTGAGAAGGGTAAGACATGGGGTATCATGGGAGCCTACAACCTATATAAGAATGAGCACAACTGCCACAACCAGTGGACCCTGAACAAGATTCTGAAGGGCGACTGGAAGTATGATGGTGTCGTGGTAAGCGACTGGGGCGGTGCCCACGACCTGGAGCAGTCAGTAAAGAACGGGCTGGATATGGAGTTCGGCACCTGGACAGACGGTCTTACGATGGGCGCTACCAATGCCTACGACAACTATTATCTCTCCATGCCTTACATGAAGGCCATACAGGAAGGCAAGTTCACCCAGAAGGAGCTGGACGATAAGGTGCGCCGCGTATTGCGCCTCTTCTATCGCACCACGATGAATCCGAACCGCCCTCATGGTTTCCTCTGTTCCGAGAGCCATTATGCAGCAGCCAGACAGATCGCTGAGGAAGGCATCGTATTGCTCCAGAACAGGAACAATGTGCTCCCTATCAACACCCAGAAGGCTAAGCGCGTACTGGTAGTGGGCGAGAATGCCATCAAGATGATGACCGTGGGCGGAGGCTCTTCTTCGCTCAAGGTACAGCGCGAGATTTCGCCTCTCGATGGACTGAAGACGCGCTTGGGCAAGGACGGCATCGAGGTAGATTATGCCCGCGGATATGTGGGCGATGTAACGGGCAACTACAATGGCGTTACAACCGGCCAGAACCTGGAAGACAAGCGCAGCGAGGCTGAACTGATAGCCGAAGCCGTAGAGAAAGCCAAGACAGCCGACTATGTCATCATGTTTGGCGGTCTGAACAAGAGCGATTTCCAGGACTGCGAGGGCCACGACCGCAAGCATTATGAGTTGCCATACCATCAGGATAAGCTGATCGAGGCTTTGGCTAAGGCAAACAGAAACTTCGTTTATGTCAACATCTCAGGCAATGCGGTAGCTATGCCTTGGAAGGCTAAGGTTGCCGGCATCGTACAGGGCTGGTTCATCGGTTCGGAGAGCGGCGAAGCCCTTGCAAGCATCCTTACAGGCGATGCCAACCCTAGCGGAAAGTTGCCGTTTACATGGGTCAACTCGCTGAAGGAAACAGGTGCTCATGCACTCAATACCTATCCGGGAACCTGGCGTCAGGAAGGTGGAGCCAGCACGAAGGGCAACATCATTGATGAGGAATATAAGGAAGGCATCTATGTAGGTTACCGCTGGACCGATAAGGAGCGCATCAAGCCTACCTTTGCATTCGGTCACGGCTTGAGCTACACCCAGTTTGCCATCTCTAATCTGCGCAGCGACAAGATACAGATGAAGCAGGACGGCACAATCACCTTTACCGTAAACGTAAAGAATACCGGTAAGCGTGCCGGAGCCGAGACGGTTCAGCTCTATATCCACGACGTCAAGGCATCGGTAGACCGCCCTCAGAAGGAGCTGAAGGGATTCCAGAAGGTTTATCTCCAGCCAGGTGAGAGCAAGGATATCAGCATCACCATCAACAAAGAGGCCCTCAGTTTCTACGATGAGACATCTTCATCCTGGAAGGCTGAAGCCGGAAAGTTTGAGGCTCTTGTTGGTAATGCAGCCGATAACCTGAAGCTCAAGAAAGCTTTCGAGCTCTTTTAAAAAGAATGATTCGATTCTGAGAAATTGAACGGAGGGAAGAAATAAATATAACGCATAAAAGCTTGTTACGATGAAACGCCGTAACAAGCTTTTATTGTTTTCCCCTGCTTTTATCCTATCGACAAACTCGTAGAAACGGGGATTTTCAAAATATCAATATCTTGATTATCAGAAGATTAACCCACTTGATGTTGTAAAACACAACGTATGGGTACCCCGAAGTATTCACTCTTACCATAAAATAGTTAGCAATCTGATTATCAAATGGTTAACCTATTTGACGCCCTATTTCAGGGCGTCAAACTTTTTATACGATTTCTCTCGCTCCTCATCCATCACCAAGTTCGCAGAAACAGGGATACACAAACATCAATATTTTGATTATCAAATGACTACCCATACATCGCGAAACGCGATGCATGGGTACGTGAAGCATTTACTCTTTCCCAGAAAACAATCAACACGCTGATTATCGGTTAGTTAACCCACATGAAGCCCTAAAATAGGGCACATGGGTACCTGGAGCATTTACTCTTTCCCAGAAAACAACCAACACCCTGATTATCGGTTAGTTAACCCACATAACACCTTAAAACAAGGGGCATGGGTACCCCGAAGCGTTTACTCTTCCGAAAAATAATCAACACCCCAATTATCGGACGTTTTACCCATACGCCCTAAAACAGGGCGCATGGGTATCAGCAGCATTTACTCCTAAGCTTTCGCAAGTTTGCGCCACACGCCCTGAAAGGAACTTTGGATTTTCAGGCGTCAAGGTTCTATGCTTACAAAAAAAAACTTGACATATCATTTCAAGTAACAAGATTTCAGATGATCTTCGGGGAAAAGGAGCAAAGCGTTACAGCGTGACAGTTGTGACAGTTGTGACAGTTTTCAGCGGAGGGGTACATGCATTTCCCCTACTTTCAATCTGTAAGTATTATATATATACTTATATATTTATTATAAATATATAAGTAACCTCTAAATAGAGAAAAGGGAGGGGTACCCCTGAAAACTGTCACAACTGTCACAACTGTCACACTGTAACGATTAGGTCTACCTGATGAAAACCAATACGTCCATCAGCAAACCTATCTTCTCTTCCGGTAAAACTTATTGATATCTGCTCGCCTACTCATAGTTTCTATCCTGCTAAAACTATGAGTAGGCTTTATTGGCTCGGGAAAATACGAGTGTTAAATCCGTTTAACAGGACTCTGCAGCGCGATTTTTGGCAGTAACAGAAATATGTTGTACCTTTGCAGCACATTTCACCCATCACGCCCAGAAAGGCTTATTTCATGCCAATCTGCTTCACGCGCTGCTCGAACTCTTCCCTGTCACAGATGGCACTATTCTTGATTTTGGCGCGATAATTATAGATAGTGTTCACAGAATAGTGAAGGAACTCGGCAATCTTAGAACTGTCCTCGATGCCCAGACGGATAAGGGCAAAGATGCGGAGGGTGGTAGAAAGACGGCTGTCATCTTCGAGCACGATACGCTCTTCAGGCTTCAAGAGAGCATTGAACTCCTCAACAAAGTCAGGGAAGAGCTTCAGGAAGGCGGAATCGAAATACTCATACAGCTCGCCCATGTAGGCCTCGCCAGCCTGCATCTGCTCCAACAACTTGTTGAGTTCTCTTGCCTTCACCAGTTTCACTACTCGCTTGCGCATGGTCTCTATCTTGTCGACATAGATGGCACAAAGGCGCAGGAATCGACCAATATATACTTCCTTCATCTTGTTACTCTCGTTGAGTGACTGGTTCATCTCATTGAGCGACTGGTTCATCTCGTTAAGACGCTCATTTGCCAACTGCAAGGCATGGTTGGTTTCCTTCAGCTTATGATGGGCCGCAGCAATGCGCTTGCGCTGCTTGTTGACATAGTAGAGCAAGAGCATAACCACAAAGAGAAGCAAGGCTGAACACGCTACCATGAGCCGCAGATGCTGGTTGCTCGAAGAAAGCTCTTTCTGATATCCC
This Segatella copri DSM 18205 DNA region includes the following protein-coding sequences:
- a CDS encoding HAD family hydrolase, with amino-acid sequence MAKKRPQVALVYDFDGTLSPGNMQEFGFIQATGKTKDEFWEKNRKFAEGKDANGILTYMYLMLDEAKKNNISLTRESFQKFGKDVELFRGVKQWFSLVNEYGNSIGLDVKHYINSSGLKEMIEGTPIAHEFENIYACSFLYNKDGIAYWPAVAVDYTTKTQFLFKINKGIKQVSDNRRVNQYIPDEKRPIPFPRMIYFGDGETDVPCMKMVKEHGGHSIAVYDNEDKQKTACQLVKEGRVNFMCSANYSKGSVMNIIVKRILDKIKADFEFDRLIELNQKKAWK
- the dnaK gene encoding molecular chaperone DnaK, with the translated sequence MGKVIGIDLGTTNSCVAVFEGSEPVVIANSEGKRTTPSVVGFVKDGDRKVGDPAKRQAITNPKNTVYSIKRFMGETYAQSQKEAEAMPYSVVNEGGYPRVEIEGRKYTPQEISAMVLQKMKKTAEDYLGQEVTDAVITVPAYFSDSQRQATKEAGQIAGLNVQRIVNEPTAAALAYGVDKANKDMKIAVFDLGGGTFDISILEFGGGVFEVLSTNGDTHLGGDDFDQVIINWLADGFKAEEGVDLRKDPMAMQRLKEAAEKAKIELSSSTSTEINLPYITAVDGMPKHLVKTLTRAQFEQLAHNLIQACLVPCQNAVRDAKLSTSDIDEVILVGGSSRIPAVQTLVKNYFGKEPSKGVNPDEVVAVGAAIQGAILNKEEGVGDIVLLDVTPLTLGIETMGGVMTKLIDANTTIPCKKSEVFSTAADNQTEVTIHVLQGERPMAAQNKSIGQFNLTGIAPARRGVPQIEVTFDIDANGILNVSAKDKATGKEQSIRIEASSGLSEDEINRMKAEAEQNAAADKAEREKIDKMNQADSMIFTTENFLKDNGDKIPADKKPGIEQALQQLKDAHKAGDVAAIDSAMNNLNTVMQAASQQMYQGGQQAGPQGAQGGQQAGPQGAQGGQQAQSGNDGAQDVQDADFEEVK
- a CDS encoding glycoside hydrolase family 3 C-terminal domain-containing protein yields the protein MKQFILSCVLSVAAIAPSQAQQTTRQLPVYLDQTKPVEQRIDDAISRMTLAEKIRIIHAQSKFSSAGVPRLGFPDFWTDDGPHGVRPDVLWDEWEQAGQTNDSCVAFPALTCLAASWNPQMSRIYGEALGEEALYRGKDMILGPGVNIYRTPLNGRNFEYMGEDPFLASIMVVPYIQGLQSKGVSACVKHYCLNNDEEYRHQVNVIVSDRALHEIYLPAFKAAVEKGKTWGIMGAYNLYKNEHNCHNQWTLNKILKGDWKYDGVVVSDWGGAHDLEQSVKNGLDMEFGTWTDGLTMGATNAYDNYYLSMPYMKAIQEGKFTQKELDDKVRRVLRLFYRTTMNPNRPHGFLCSESHYAAARQIAEEGIVLLQNRNNVLPINTQKAKRVLVVGENAIKMMTVGGGSSSLKVQREISPLDGLKTRLGKDGIEVDYARGYVGDVTGNYNGVTTGQNLEDKRSEAELIAEAVEKAKTADYVIMFGGLNKSDFQDCEGHDRKHYELPYHQDKLIEALAKANRNFVYVNISGNAVAMPWKAKVAGIVQGWFIGSESGEALASILTGDANPSGKLPFTWVNSLKETGAHALNTYPGTWRQEGGASTKGNIIDEEYKEGIYVGYRWTDKERIKPTFAFGHGLSYTQFAISNLRSDKIQMKQDGTITFTVNVKNTGKRAGAETVQLYIHDVKASVDRPQKELKGFQKVYLQPGESKDISITINKEALSFYDETSSSWKAEAGKFEALVGNAADNLKLKKAFELF
- a CDS encoding peptidylprolyl isomerase codes for the protein MAKVLIKTSEGDIKVRLYDETPQHRDNFLKLAKEGYFDGTLFHRVIKDFMIQGGDPDSKGAPKGKMLGTGGPDYTIPAEFVYPQLFHKRGALSAARLGDEVNPERESSGSQFYIVWGKTYKQNELKQMEKQMGMQMEQNIFNQLAKEHHDEIMNFRRNRDREGLMKLQDELVDETKKRCKEQGYPKFTEEQQKAYTEVGGTPFLDNQYTVFGEVEEGIDIVEKIQNCETLRGDRPKEDVSMQISVIEE
- a CDS encoding DMT family transporter, whose protein sequence is MKQNNSNLLYHLVAFITVAIWGTTFVSTKVLMLNGLSPAQIFTLRFSIAYMMMLMVNHKRMFADSWKDEFKMAMLGITGGSLYFLSENEAMNYTTTTNTSLIVCSCPLFATLLVRLVYRHSSRINMIQLLGSLLAFVGMIIVVLNGRFVLHLSPVGDALAFTACMSWAVYSLLMKSVSGDYGAAFITRKVFFYGVLTILPYYLIIPGWPSWDVFMKPQVVGNLLFLGCLASMICFLTWNWCISKLGAVKATNWVYFNPITTMIFASLVLDEKITPYFLAGACCILAGMYITDRMTKAE